A stretch of Nonomuraea africana DNA encodes these proteins:
- a CDS encoding SGNH/GDSL hydrolase family protein → MGRITSFVALGDSFTEGLEDPADEGYRGWADRLAEHIEAEQPGLAYANLAVRGRLIDEIVAEQVPQAVELGPDLVSLCGGGNDILRPGSGPDVVAARLEEGVAALTRAGSKVMLFTGFDLRQVPVMRLAHSKIEVFNLHIHDIARRYDAFLADMWPMAVLRDRRAWNVDRLHLSPDGHRRVALHAAEVLGVAVEEDWREPYPPLLPAQWTDARREDLRWARRFLGPWINRRLQGRSSGDGVHPKRPELAPLVNR, encoded by the coding sequence ATGGGACGAATTACGTCATTTGTCGCCCTGGGGGACAGCTTCACCGAAGGGCTCGAGGACCCCGCCGACGAGGGCTACCGAGGATGGGCCGACCGGCTGGCCGAGCACATCGAGGCCGAGCAGCCCGGCCTGGCGTACGCGAACCTGGCCGTGCGCGGCAGGCTGATCGACGAGATCGTCGCCGAGCAGGTGCCGCAGGCGGTGGAGCTCGGGCCCGACCTCGTGTCGCTGTGCGGGGGAGGCAACGACATCCTGCGCCCCGGCAGCGGCCCCGACGTGGTGGCGGCCAGGCTGGAGGAGGGCGTGGCGGCGCTGACGCGGGCGGGCTCGAAGGTAATGCTGTTCACCGGCTTCGACCTGCGGCAGGTGCCGGTGATGCGGCTGGCGCACAGCAAGATCGAAGTCTTCAACCTGCACATCCACGACATCGCGCGCCGCTACGACGCCTTCCTGGCGGACATGTGGCCCATGGCGGTGCTGCGCGACCGGCGGGCCTGGAACGTGGACCGGCTGCACCTGTCTCCCGACGGGCACCGCAGGGTGGCCCTGCACGCGGCCGAGGTGCTCGGGGTGGCGGTGGAGGAGGACTGGCGCGAGCCGTACCCGCCGCTGCTGCCCGCCCAGTGGACCGACGCCCGCCGTGAAGACCTGCGGTGGGCGCGGCGGTTCCTCGGCCCGTGGATCAACAGGCGCCTCCAAGGACGCTCGTCCGGCGACGGCGTGCACCCCAAGCGCCCTGAGCTGGCGCCCCTGGTCAACCGCTGA
- a CDS encoding CocE/NonD family hydrolase gives MRVRVQRDLPVPMRDGVTLLADRYVPVGAERAPVVLIRSPYGRRGLFGYAYGRGFARHGLQVVIQSCRGGFGSGGLLDPLGDEHDDGMATVEWLRGQPWYPGAFAMHGPSYLGYTQWAIAPYAGPELKAMATQITASQFRDAAYVGGAFALESALSWTTLTNGMSRRFGGAALLTAPRQTRRAVLSGRPVAELDLVSAGQALPFYRDLLAHHADPAVPYWHRRDFSAEVGKVEAAVTMLGGWYDVFLPWQLRDYLAMRAAGRQPYLTIGPWWHIDVRHGPVTRAETLAWFRAHLLGDRSGLRESPVRLYVTGAREWRDYPDWPVPGMRPRRWHLQRAFGLGPEGPPEAAPDRYRYHPGHPTPVIGGPVLLADSRPRDQRRLEARRDVLVYTSPALREDTEAIGPVSAELFVRSSTPYVDVVVRVCDVHPDGRSMNVCEGVRRLTAADAGDVRRVAVDLWPIAHRFAKGHRIRVHVASGAYPTIARNPGAPGWDVPGVPADVEVFHDPSRPSAIFLPLTGA, from the coding sequence ATGCGGGTTCGAGTCCAGCGGGACCTCCCCGTCCCCATGCGGGACGGCGTGACGTTGCTCGCCGACCGCTACGTGCCGGTCGGCGCGGAGCGCGCGCCCGTGGTCCTGATCCGCTCGCCGTACGGCAGGCGCGGCCTGTTCGGCTACGCCTACGGGCGCGGGTTCGCCCGCCACGGCCTGCAGGTGGTGATCCAGAGCTGTAGAGGCGGGTTCGGCTCGGGGGGCCTGCTCGACCCGCTCGGCGACGAGCACGACGACGGCATGGCCACGGTCGAGTGGCTGCGCGGGCAGCCCTGGTACCCGGGCGCGTTCGCGATGCACGGCCCCTCGTATCTCGGCTACACGCAGTGGGCGATCGCACCCTACGCGGGGCCCGAGCTCAAGGCGATGGCCACGCAGATCACCGCCTCCCAGTTCAGGGACGCCGCCTACGTGGGTGGGGCGTTCGCGCTGGAGTCTGCGCTGAGCTGGACGACCCTGACCAACGGGATGTCGCGCAGGTTCGGCGGCGCGGCGCTGCTGACCGCGCCCCGGCAGACCAGGAGGGCGGTGCTGTCCGGGCGGCCCGTCGCCGAGCTCGACCTGGTGTCGGCGGGACAGGCGCTGCCGTTCTACCGGGACCTGCTGGCCCACCACGCCGACCCAGCGGTGCCGTACTGGCACCGGCGTGACTTCTCGGCCGAGGTCGGGAAGGTGGAGGCGGCCGTCACCATGCTGGGCGGCTGGTACGACGTGTTCCTGCCCTGGCAGCTGCGCGACTACCTGGCGATGCGGGCGGCTGGGCGGCAGCCGTACCTGACGATCGGGCCGTGGTGGCACATCGACGTCAGGCACGGCCCCGTGACCAGGGCGGAGACGCTGGCCTGGTTCCGCGCGCACCTGCTCGGGGACCGCTCGGGGCTGAGGGAGTCGCCGGTGCGGCTGTACGTGACGGGCGCGAGGGAGTGGCGCGACTACCCAGACTGGCCGGTGCCCGGCATGCGCCCCCGGCGCTGGCACCTGCAGCGCGCCTTCGGCCTCGGCCCGGAAGGGCCGCCGGAGGCCGCTCCCGACCGGTACAGGTACCACCCCGGCCACCCGACGCCGGTGATCGGCGGCCCCGTGCTGCTGGCCGACTCCAGGCCGCGCGACCAGCGCCGGCTCGAGGCGCGCAGGGACGTGCTCGTCTACACCTCCCCCGCGCTGAGGGAGGACACCGAGGCGATCGGCCCGGTCTCGGCGGAGCTGTTCGTCCGGTCGAGCACGCCATACGTGGACGTGGTGGTGCGGGTGTGCGACGTGCACCCCGACGGCCGCTCCATGAACGTCTGCGAGGGGGTGCGGCGCCTGACCGCCGCCGACGCCGGCGACGTGCGCAGGGTCGCGGTGGATCTGTGGCCGATCGCGCACAGGTTCGCGAAGGGGCACCGGATCAGGGTGCACGTGGCGAGCGGCGCCTACCCGACGATCGCCCGCAACCCCGGCGCGCCCGGATGGGACGTGCCCGGGGTGCCGGCCGACGTCGAGGTCTTCCACGACCCGTCGCGCCCCTCAGCGATCTTCCTTCCCTTGACGGGCGCTTGA
- a CDS encoding helix-turn-helix transcriptional regulator, protein MVRAARLMSLVLLLQGRGGMTAGQLAQELEVSERTIHRDVLALSEAGIPVYADRGRAGGYRLVDGYRTRLTGLDRAEAEALFLSGVPDALRDMGLREVAEAARLKAAAALAPGLRDAPATAAQRFHLDAPGWFASDIPPPPALAPLARAVWGDHPVSAEYREAARTVEPYGLVLKAGVWYLAGRTKERLLVYRVDRFAGVSVDTARRFDRDPDFDLAAFWADRSEQFTRSLLRTHVTLRLSPAGLRMLRHVADPAARADALASARDDGTVVLAVESLEIAYTQLLAFGPEAEVLDPPELRALLAEAATRMASLYHPAGGSR, encoded by the coding sequence ATGGTGCGCGCCGCCCGCCTCATGTCGCTGGTCCTGCTGCTGCAAGGGCGCGGCGGGATGACGGCGGGCCAGCTGGCCCAGGAGCTCGAGGTCTCCGAGCGCACCATCCACCGCGACGTGCTCGCCCTGTCCGAGGCGGGCATCCCCGTCTACGCCGACAGGGGCAGGGCGGGCGGCTACCGCCTGGTCGACGGCTACCGCACCAGGCTCACCGGACTCGACAGAGCCGAGGCGGAGGCGCTGTTCCTGTCCGGCGTGCCCGACGCCCTGCGCGACATGGGCCTGCGCGAGGTCGCCGAGGCGGCGAGGCTCAAGGCCGCCGCCGCACTCGCCCCCGGCCTGCGTGACGCGCCCGCCACGGCCGCCCAGCGCTTCCACCTCGACGCTCCTGGCTGGTTCGCCAGCGACATCCCGCCGCCCCCGGCGCTCGCGCCGCTGGCCAGGGCGGTGTGGGGCGACCATCCCGTGAGCGCGGAGTACAGGGAGGCGGCCAGGACCGTCGAGCCGTACGGGCTGGTGCTGAAGGCGGGCGTCTGGTACCTGGCGGGCCGCACCAAGGAGCGCCTGCTGGTCTACCGGGTCGACAGGTTCGCCGGCGTGAGCGTCGACACCGCCAGGCGCTTCGACCGCGACCCCGACTTCGACCTGGCGGCCTTCTGGGCCGACCGGTCCGAGCAGTTCACCCGCTCCCTGCTCAGGACCCACGTCACGCTGCGGCTCAGCCCGGCGGGGCTGCGGATGCTGCGGCACGTGGCCGATCCCGCCGCGCGGGCTGACGCGCTCGCGTCGGCCCGCGACGACGGCACGGTAGTGCTGGCGGTCGAGTCGCTGGAGATCGCCTACACGCAGCTGCTCGCCTTCGGCCCCGAGGCCGAGGTGCTGGACCCGCCCGAGCTGCGCGCCCTCCTGGCCGAGGCCGCCACCCGGATGGCGAGCCTCTACCATCCGGCCGGCGGATCTCGCTGA
- a CDS encoding SDR family oxidoreductase yields the protein MREKVALVAGATRGTGRGIAVQLGAAGATVYCTGRSTRQGRSEIDRPETIEETAELVTAAGGTGIAVRTDHLVPEQVQALVERIDREQGRLDVLVNDIWGAEHLWKWDTAVWEHDLDKGLRLLRLAIDTHLITSHHALPLLIRRPGGLVVEVTDGTAGFNATRYRNSIFYDLAKTAVSRLAFAQSHELRPHGAAAVSITPGFLRSEAMLDNFGVTEENWRDAIKHTASFAVSETPAYVGRAVAALAADPDRMRWSGASVTSADLAKEYGFTDLDGTRPDVWRWIVEVEEAGKSADPADYR from the coding sequence ATGAGGGAAAAAGTCGCGCTGGTCGCCGGCGCCACAAGAGGTACCGGCAGGGGCATCGCCGTCCAACTGGGAGCGGCGGGAGCCACGGTGTACTGCACGGGACGCAGCACCAGGCAGGGACGCTCGGAGATCGACAGGCCCGAGACGATCGAGGAGACCGCCGAGCTGGTCACGGCGGCGGGCGGCACCGGCATCGCCGTCAGGACCGACCATCTGGTCCCCGAGCAGGTCCAGGCGCTGGTGGAGCGGATCGACCGCGAGCAGGGCAGGCTGGACGTGCTCGTCAACGACATCTGGGGCGCCGAGCACCTGTGGAAATGGGACACCGCCGTGTGGGAGCACGACCTGGACAAAGGGCTGCGCCTGCTGAGGCTGGCGATCGACACCCACCTGATCACCAGCCACCACGCGCTGCCGCTGCTCATCCGCAGGCCGGGAGGACTGGTCGTGGAGGTCACCGACGGCACGGCCGGCTTCAACGCCACCCGCTACCGCAACTCGATCTTCTACGACCTGGCCAAGACCGCGGTGAGCAGGCTGGCCTTCGCCCAGTCGCACGAACTGCGCCCGCACGGCGCGGCGGCGGTCTCGATCACGCCCGGCTTCCTGCGCTCCGAGGCGATGCTGGACAACTTCGGCGTCACGGAGGAGAACTGGCGCGACGCCATCAAGCACACCGCGTCGTTCGCCGTCTCGGAGACGCCCGCCTACGTCGGCAGGGCGGTGGCCGCGCTGGCCGCCGACCCCGACAGGATGCGCTGGTCCGGCGCCTCCGTCACCAGCGCCGACCTGGCCAAGGAGTACGGATTCACCGACCTGGACGGCACCAGGCCGGACGTGTGGCGCTGGATCGTGGAGGTCGAGGAGGCCGGCAAGAGCGCCGACCCCGCCGACTACCGCTAG
- a CDS encoding VOC family protein produces MNTEFELRGVNHVALVCSDMKQTVDFYSGVLGMSLIKTIELPMGWGQHFFFDCGGGNALAFFWFPDAPDGVPGVSAPKNLPDRGELLSAVGSMNHLAFDVPPEKIEEYRERLVAKGIDVGVLLNHDDSEFGVAPAVHDGVFVRSIYFKDPDGILIEFACWLRELDRPEDVRHEPKTAADRTR; encoded by the coding sequence ATGAACACGGAATTCGAGCTCCGCGGCGTCAACCACGTCGCGCTGGTCTGCTCGGACATGAAGCAGACCGTCGACTTCTACTCCGGCGTCCTCGGCATGTCGCTGATCAAGACGATCGAGCTGCCGATGGGCTGGGGCCAGCACTTCTTCTTCGACTGCGGCGGCGGCAACGCGCTCGCCTTCTTCTGGTTCCCCGACGCGCCGGACGGCGTGCCGGGCGTCTCCGCGCCGAAGAACCTGCCCGACAGGGGCGAGCTGCTGTCGGCGGTGGGGTCGATGAACCACCTCGCCTTCGACGTGCCGCCGGAGAAGATCGAGGAGTACAGGGAGCGGCTGGTCGCCAAGGGCATCGACGTCGGCGTGCTGCTCAACCACGACGACAGCGAGTTCGGCGTCGCCCCCGCCGTGCACGACGGGGTGTTCGTGCGCTCCATCTACTTCAAGGACCCCGACGGGATCCTCATCGAGTTCGCCTGCTGGCTGCGCGAGCTCGACCGTCCCGAAGACGTCCGGCACGAGCCGAAGACCGCCGCCGACCGGACCCGCTGA
- a CDS encoding carboxymuconolactone decarboxylase family protein, translated as MPRLRQVPREEVTDSVVAFFYDRLLTPEGTATGSPGDWWTVVAQDPAIFRHCVKGFQLYRESALDPVLRELGQTRAGWARQSQFVYSQHCKQLRALGVPEEKVRAVAHWPVSEEFDELERAVLAYTDGLVLDGGRVHDEIFAVLKRHLPDEQILELTYITCLYEMHATMARALRLEFDDRPDPITEVPAPEGYGTRDIADELTVRRGDTTVQRSAT; from the coding sequence ATGCCGCGCCTGCGCCAGGTGCCCCGCGAGGAGGTCACCGACTCCGTCGTCGCCTTCTTCTACGACCGCCTGCTGACGCCCGAGGGCACCGCGACGGGCTCGCCGGGCGACTGGTGGACGGTGGTCGCCCAGGACCCGGCGATCTTCCGGCACTGCGTGAAGGGCTTCCAGCTCTACCGCGAGTCCGCGCTCGACCCCGTGCTGCGCGAGCTGGGTCAGACCAGGGCAGGCTGGGCCAGGCAGTCGCAGTTCGTCTACTCCCAGCACTGCAAGCAGCTGCGGGCGCTCGGCGTGCCGGAGGAGAAGGTGCGCGCGGTCGCGCACTGGCCGGTCAGCGAGGAGTTCGACGAGCTGGAGCGGGCCGTGCTCGCCTACACCGACGGGCTCGTGCTCGACGGCGGCAGGGTGCACGACGAGATCTTCGCCGTGCTGAAGCGGCACCTGCCCGACGAGCAGATCCTCGAGCTGACCTACATCACGTGCCTGTACGAGATGCACGCGACGATGGCGCGGGCGCTGCGGCTGGAGTTCGACGACAGGCCCGATCCGATCACCGAGGTGCCCGCCCCCGAGGGGTACGGCACCCGCGACATCGCCGACGAGCTGACCGTTCGGCGCGGGGACACTACCGTTCAGCGATCTGCGACCTGA
- a CDS encoding DUF3311 domain-containing protein, with protein sequence MPGNNRDRSPWYWLLLVPIAVPLMTFLYNATEPTLFGFPLFYWLQLAFIVLGVATTTLVYRMTK encoded by the coding sequence TTGCCCGGTAACAATCGCGACCGCAGCCCCTGGTACTGGCTGCTGCTGGTGCCGATCGCCGTCCCCCTGATGACGTTCCTCTACAACGCGACCGAACCCACATTATTCGGCTTCCCGCTGTTCTACTGGCTCCAACTCGCCTTCATCGTCCTCGGCGTCGCCACGACGACCCTCGTCTACCGGATGACGAAATGA
- the mctP gene encoding monocarboxylate uptake permease MctP: protein MNPGEHVTEIVIFTVLFLVVSGMGFVAARWRRPQDLASLNEWGLGGRNFGSWITWFLVGGDLYTAYTFVAVPALLFGAGATGFFAVPYTVIVYPLVFLILIRLWSVSHVHSLVTPADFVRVRFGSPTLALLVAITGIVATMPYIALQLIGIEAVLKTMGIAGSGFLSDLPLIIAFVILAAYTYQSGLRAPALIAFVKDILIYLVILVAIIYIPARLGGWEVIFGRAQEKFAATPAQGDGILLNANNQLQYFTLALGSALALFLYPHSITGVLASKNRNVIKRNMSALPAYSLLLGLIALLGYMAIAAGVKPIGTDNNTVVPVLFDQMFPDWFAGIAFAAVGIGALVPAAIMSIAAANLFTRNIYREYINPQATDAQEAGVSKLTSLVVKVGAVLFILLIDPQFSIDLQLIGGVIILQTLPSVAIGLFTRWFHKAGLIAGWVAGMGGGLILLYNISNPAIKHAHFGGSAFPLAKLGLDTKMTIYAGFLALLLNLIVAVAGTLIARAAKVPDGPDGTRPDHFTADEGDPRVKDLDLSSST from the coding sequence ATGAACCCCGGCGAGCACGTCACCGAGATCGTCATCTTCACCGTGTTGTTCCTGGTGGTCAGCGGCATGGGCTTCGTGGCCGCGCGCTGGCGCCGGCCCCAGGATCTCGCGTCGCTGAACGAGTGGGGTCTCGGCGGGCGCAACTTCGGCTCGTGGATCACCTGGTTCCTGGTGGGCGGCGACCTCTACACCGCCTACACCTTCGTGGCGGTGCCCGCGCTGCTGTTCGGCGCGGGCGCGACGGGGTTCTTCGCCGTGCCGTACACGGTGATCGTCTACCCGCTGGTGTTCCTGATCCTGATCAGGCTCTGGTCGGTCTCGCACGTGCACAGCCTGGTCACGCCCGCCGACTTCGTGCGGGTGCGGTTCGGCTCGCCGACGCTGGCGCTGCTGGTGGCGATCACCGGCATCGTGGCCACGATGCCCTACATCGCGCTGCAGCTGATCGGCATCGAGGCCGTACTGAAGACGATGGGCATCGCGGGCAGCGGGTTCCTGTCGGACCTGCCGCTGATCATCGCGTTCGTCATCCTGGCCGCCTACACCTACCAGTCGGGGCTGCGGGCGCCGGCGCTGATCGCCTTCGTCAAGGACATCCTGATCTACCTGGTCATCCTCGTCGCGATCATCTACATCCCGGCCAGGCTGGGCGGCTGGGAGGTGATCTTCGGCAGGGCCCAGGAGAAGTTCGCCGCCACGCCCGCGCAAGGCGACGGCATCCTGCTCAACGCCAACAACCAGCTGCAGTACTTCACGCTGGCGCTCGGCTCGGCGCTGGCGCTGTTCCTCTACCCGCACAGCATCACCGGCGTGCTGGCCTCCAAGAACCGCAACGTGATCAAGCGGAACATGTCCGCGCTTCCCGCCTACAGCCTGCTGCTCGGCCTCATCGCGCTGCTCGGCTACATGGCCATTGCGGCGGGCGTGAAGCCGATCGGCACCGACAACAACACGGTCGTGCCCGTGCTGTTCGACCAGATGTTCCCGGACTGGTTCGCCGGGATCGCGTTCGCGGCGGTCGGCATCGGGGCGCTCGTCCCCGCGGCCATCATGTCGATCGCCGCGGCCAACCTGTTCACCCGCAACATCTACCGCGAGTACATCAACCCGCAGGCCACCGACGCCCAGGAGGCGGGCGTCAGCAAGCTCACCTCGCTGGTGGTGAAGGTGGGCGCGGTGCTGTTCATCCTGCTCATCGACCCGCAGTTCTCCATCGACCTGCAGCTCATCGGCGGCGTGATCATCCTGCAGACGCTGCCGTCGGTGGCCATCGGGCTGTTCACGCGGTGGTTCCACAAGGCGGGGCTGATCGCGGGCTGGGTCGCGGGCATGGGCGGCGGGCTCATCCTGCTCTACAACATCTCCAACCCGGCGATCAAGCACGCCCACTTCGGCGGCTCGGCCTTCCCGCTGGCCAAGCTGGGCCTCGACACCAAGATGACGATCTACGCGGGCTTCCTCGCGCTGCTGCTCAACCTGATCGTGGCCGTCGCGGGCACGCTCATCGCGAGGGCGGCGAAGGTGCCCGACGGCCCCGACGGCACCCGCCCCGACCACTTCACCGCGGACGAGGGCGACCCACGGGTCAAGGACCTGGACCTCAGCTCGTCCACATAG
- a CDS encoding DUF3311 domain-containing protein has translation MTTPESGQDRTDRSPWNWLLFVPIVLPLLTFLFNADEPRLAGFPLFYWLQLAFIVVGVACTTIVYRMTK, from the coding sequence TTGACCACCCCCGAATCCGGACAGGACCGGACCGACCGCAGTCCATGGAACTGGCTGCTGTTCGTGCCGATCGTGCTGCCGCTTCTGACGTTCCTGTTCAACGCTGACGAGCCGAGGCTGGCGGGCTTCCCGCTGTTCTACTGGCTCCAGCTGGCCTTCATCGTGGTCGGCGTCGCCTGCACGACGATCGTCTACCGGATGACCAAGTGA
- the mctP gene encoding monocarboxylate uptake permease MctP — MSGQHTTELVVFVALFLVVSGMGFVAAKWRRPKDIESLNEWGLGGRNFGTWITWFLVGGDLYTAYTFVAVPALVFGAGALGFYALPYTVVVYPLVFLVLARMWSVSHVHGFVTPADFVRARFGSPTLALLVAITGIVATMPYIALQLVGIEAVLKAMGITGHLPIIIAFAILAAYTYQSGLRAPALIAFVKDTLIYIVILAAVIYIPAKLGGWGSIFDAAAEKFAKTPAPGDGILLNANNQLQYITLAFGSALALFLYPHSLTGVLASKNRNVIKRNMSALPAYSFLLGLIALLGFMAIAAGVKPIVNPETGKPDGNTVVPVLFDQMFPDWFTGVAYAAIGIGALVPAAIMSIAAANLFTRNIYREYLNKQATDAQEAKVSKLVSLVVKVGAVLCILLLDPQFSIDLQLIGGVVILQTLPSVALGLYTRWFHKGGLIAGWATGLAAGMWMLYLIPNPANGKLHFGGSAFPLANFGFDTKATLYAGVIALTVNLVVAAVATLIFRAAKVADGEDATARGDYFADEGDPRVKDIDLSGAH; from the coding sequence GTGAGCGGCCAGCACACGACCGAGCTGGTCGTCTTCGTCGCGCTGTTCCTGGTGGTCAGCGGCATGGGCTTCGTCGCCGCCAAGTGGCGCAGGCCCAAGGACATCGAGAGCCTGAACGAGTGGGGTCTCGGGGGCCGCAACTTCGGCACCTGGATCACCTGGTTCCTGGTGGGCGGCGACCTCTACACCGCCTACACCTTCGTGGCCGTCCCCGCCCTGGTCTTCGGCGCGGGAGCGCTCGGGTTCTACGCGCTGCCGTACACGGTGGTGGTCTACCCGCTGGTCTTCCTCGTGCTGGCGCGCATGTGGTCGGTCTCGCACGTGCACGGCTTCGTCACGCCTGCCGACTTCGTGCGGGCCAGGTTCGGCTCGCCGACGCTGGCGCTGCTGGTGGCGATCACCGGCATCGTGGCCACGATGCCCTACATCGCGCTGCAACTGGTCGGCATCGAGGCCGTGCTGAAGGCGATGGGCATCACCGGGCACCTGCCGATCATCATCGCGTTCGCGATCCTGGCGGCCTACACCTACCAGTCGGGCCTGCGCGCGCCCGCGCTGATCGCCTTCGTCAAGGACACGCTGATCTACATCGTGATCCTTGCCGCGGTCATCTACATCCCGGCCAAGCTCGGCGGGTGGGGCAGCATCTTCGACGCGGCGGCGGAGAAGTTCGCCAAGACCCCCGCGCCCGGCGACGGCATCCTGCTCAACGCCAACAACCAGCTGCAGTACATCACGCTGGCCTTCGGCTCGGCCCTGGCGCTGTTCCTCTACCCGCACAGCCTCACCGGCGTGCTGGCCTCCAAGAACCGCAACGTCATCAAGCGGAACATGTCCGCGCTGCCGGCCTACAGCTTCCTGCTCGGCCTCATCGCGCTGCTCGGCTTCATGGCGATCGCGGCGGGCGTGAAGCCCATCGTCAACCCCGAGACCGGCAAGCCCGACGGCAACACGGTCGTGCCCGTGCTGTTCGACCAGATGTTCCCCGACTGGTTCACCGGTGTGGCCTACGCGGCGATCGGCATCGGCGCCCTGGTGCCCGCGGCCATCATGTCCATCGCGGCGGCCAACCTGTTCACCCGCAACATCTACCGGGAGTACCTCAACAAGCAGGCCACCGACGCCCAGGAGGCGAAGGTCTCGAAGCTGGTCTCGCTCGTGGTCAAGGTCGGCGCCGTCCTGTGCATCCTGCTGCTCGACCCGCAGTTCTCCATCGACCTGCAGCTCATCGGCGGCGTGGTCATCCTGCAGACGCTCCCGTCCGTCGCGCTCGGCCTCTACACCCGCTGGTTCCACAAGGGCGGGCTCATCGCGGGCTGGGCGACCGGCCTGGCGGCCGGCATGTGGATGCTCTACCTGATCCCGAACCCGGCCAACGGCAAGCTGCACTTCGGCGGCTCGGCCTTCCCGCTGGCCAACTTCGGCTTCGACACCAAGGCCACCCTGTACGCGGGCGTGATCGCGCTGACGGTCAACCTGGTGGTCGCCGCGGTGGCCACGCTGATCTTCCGCGCGGCCAAGGTCGCCGACGGCGAGGACGCCACGGCCCGCGGCGACTACTTCGCCGACGAGGGCGACCCCAGGGTCAAGGACATCGACCTGTCCGGGGCGCACTGA
- a CDS encoding AraC family transcriptional regulator, which yields MTLRLGEPPVVVNVGVGVHGVSNRRDVFLLPDLWQLHLYGYTARLTVGGTTQAIRPGHVSLIPPGERVSYLYNGRSEHLYAHLRLPDRGPERTVPLMQDAGAETPLLGSLLRQAVAVAPATPVMAAAEVWAALWRVAHLAEAAGPHAAVGAAIAHIESNLAEPLSVPAIARAAGISHNHLTRLFRAEIGDTVVGYIRRRRLEQALHLLRESTLPIPAVAAAVGIADLQAFNKACRRELGASPRAIRSRRTEAAHGGGPPPREETGPDEGSAKP from the coding sequence GTGACGCTTCGTCTCGGCGAGCCGCCCGTCGTCGTCAACGTCGGCGTGGGCGTCCACGGGGTCAGCAACAGGCGCGACGTGTTCCTGCTCCCCGACCTCTGGCAGCTGCACCTGTATGGCTACACCGCCCGGCTCACCGTCGGCGGCACCACGCAGGCCATCAGGCCGGGCCACGTCAGCCTGATCCCGCCGGGCGAGCGGGTGAGCTACCTCTACAACGGCAGGTCCGAGCACCTGTACGCGCACCTGCGCCTGCCGGATCGGGGCCCGGAGCGCACGGTGCCGCTCATGCAGGACGCGGGGGCCGAGACCCCGCTGCTGGGCAGCCTGCTGCGGCAGGCCGTCGCGGTGGCGCCCGCAACGCCCGTCATGGCAGCGGCCGAGGTGTGGGCCGCCCTGTGGCGCGTCGCGCACCTGGCGGAGGCGGCCGGCCCGCACGCCGCCGTGGGGGCGGCCATCGCCCACATCGAGTCGAACCTGGCCGAACCGCTGAGCGTGCCCGCCATCGCCAGGGCGGCGGGGATCTCGCACAACCACCTCACCAGGCTGTTCCGGGCCGAGATCGGCGACACCGTGGTCGGCTACATCCGGCGCCGCCGCCTGGAGCAGGCGCTCCACCTGCTGCGTGAGTCGACGCTGCCCATTCCGGCCGTCGCGGCGGCGGTGGGGATCGCCGACCTGCAGGCGTTCAACAAGGCCTGCCGCCGCGAGCTGGGCGCCTCGCCGCGCGCCATCAGGTCGCGCAGGACCGAAGCGGCACACGGCGGGGGCCCGCCTCCCCGAGAGGAGACAGGCCCCGATGAGGGATCGGCCAAGCCGTAG